Genomic segment of Arachis stenosperma cultivar V10309 chromosome 4, arast.V10309.gnm1.PFL2, whole genome shotgun sequence:
ttataaaataattatattttgtatttgttatttttaattaaataatatattatcaTATGAATTGAATCAGTTAATGAGTCATGTTTAAATTTAGTTAaatgatattatattatttagtaaATAATACATTCTCTTATGTGTATAtacattaaattatttaatggGTCATGcttaaaattaattatgttatattcataattattttattataaagcAATAATGCAATAAACAATTAGTTTAAGAAGACTAATGAATAATAGTTGTATAGTCACACTAGAATCTCTTAACACGTCGTGTGACTTTAGGGATCATGTCGTCTGAAGTTCTACTACCTTATATTAGGGAGACTGGTTTTGGCATGCAGTAGAACTAAGGGATTTTATCTTCGACAATGTTCTACTCTCTCCATTTGTGGAGCGGTGGAGACCAAAGACACATACTTTTCACCTTTCATGGGGCAAGGTCACCATTACACTCCAGGATGTGGCATACCATACTAGGTTGCGCACAGATAGTGACTAGATAAGCAGCTGCACTAGAAATTTTCAGCAATTTCATGGGCACCCCACGTGGTAGTGGGTTATAGATTTGCTTGGTGATAGGCCTCCTCTCCAGCCTGAGGACAAGAAGCAGAATTTCGGATTGAAGATGACTTGACTCAGGAACAGAGTGTCCCACATTCCAGCAGGAGCTGATGTAGCTGCTCACCGCCATTATGCCAAATGTTATTTACATATGTTGATCAGGGAATACTTGTTTACAGACAAGTTACACAACCTTGTCCCCTTCCTATGGTTGTCGCTACTGGCGGACTTTGATAGTTGCAGACATTTGTCATGGGTCCTCGCCTTGTATGACCTACCTAACGACAAAGACTGCACCTCTTCTCAAACCTCTCAACCTTGTCCATCTCATTACGTAGTTGTGTCAATTTTGGTTGTCCTTTCGTCTTCCTGTGCATAGAGAGATTTGGCTTCAACCTTGCACCATACCACGAGGCCCACATCTTCTTGTCTGGTATAGGAGAAAACTCCATCTCATAAACTTTGAAATCTGAAGCTATTCGATACACTGGATCAACGAATGTACCCCACTCATCCCACTCGATGCTCGCTGTAGACCATGCAGCTAAAGCATGGCGACACAAATAGTACAGGGCTTGAAAAACTCCACGGTCGCACTGCTGCATGTTGAGCCTAACGCGATATAAATTTTGGCTCCATCCCTCTAGGGGATCCGTTTTCTCTACGCTAAAAACTGAAGCCCTTCGATCATAGTGAGTGACCCTCATCTTAGGTGGTGACTCTCTGTTCTTCTTTATTGCTGCTAGTAGTTATTGTGAGAATACCTTACTAGAATTCAATTGAGCTTGCGCCTCACGACCCTTGTGCACAAACAGTTGTTGCAGTCACTCATAAGTTACCCTCACAATAGCAGCCATAGGAAGATTTCTCGTTTCCTTTAGAACAGTGTTGATGCACTCAGAGAGATTCATGGTCATATGACCAAACCGACAATCCTTATCACAGTGCTGGAGCCAAAATGCCTTCCTAAACCTTAATGCCCAATCAAGCATATCCCTTGATAATCCCCTTAAGGCATCCAAATACCAATCACATCATTATATTCCTTACTGGGACTATAAGCTGCATTTATAAGATGCCGCTTTTTCTCTACAGATTTGAACTGGGTATTGAAGTTAGAAGCCATATGACATACGCAATAAGCATGCTGAGTTGTAGAAGGGTGCCATCCACTATTGGCCACATTGAGAGCAGCGTGAATGGCTTGAGATCTATTAGATATGGTAAGTATGCTATGTTGCAGAGTCATGTGCTACCTCAAGTTTGTTCGAAAAAAGACCATGACTCAGTAGACTCGGACTCCACTAGTACAAAGGCGATGGAAAGAATGTTGTTGTTTCCATCTTGGGCAACAACAATTAGCAGTACACCCTCGTATTTCCCATACAAATGCGTCCCGTCAACCAAAACAAATGGCTTGCAGTGCTTAAAAGCTTCGTTACATGGTGAGAAGGCCCAAAAATCTTATAAAGCTGGCTAAAATCTCTGTCAATGTGTTTCCATTGTAGTGTGGAACTACAACACAATTATGTATAGTACTAGGAAGGAAATTGGACAAAGCTTGTAAAAGTCTGAGAATCTTGTTGTACGACTTTTCTCGATCGCTATAAATCTGAGCAATCATCTTTTGCTTTGTCATCCATACCTTTCAATATGATGTCTTGAAATTATAATTCTATTGCATTGCACTTTGCAATACTGAGATGGATATAGATGGATCCGTATGTATAATTAGTAGGATAATAGTGCAAATCGGACTGCCATCCAACTGAGGGTAATATTGAGACATAGTTGGCACCAAATAGGTATGTGCCCCCCTCCCGAACCTCCACACCTCCTTACAAGTGAACTCATAAATCTAAACATCTAACGTATAAAttgtatattaatttaattctaTAAACTGTTAAATGCAATACTTATCAATAGTAGAGGTTCTGTTGATATGCTACATGAAGACTCCATGGATACCCAGCGAAAGATTGCTTGCATCGATAGTGGTCTTTCAGCCTATCTAACTCCAATACCCTGCACTCGACGTTTCTTCGAGTTTTGTAATTCTTCACTGCCAACAGAACAGCATCTCTACTCCTAAACCTGTGGCCCACTCAAAATTCTACCCCTCCATTCGTGTTGTAATCCTCAATGTCGCCAAGATGGAAAGGGTCCTCTAGTTGCATCGCATTCAAATTAAGAGCCAGATAATGGCTTGAAACTTCTGATAACTGTGGCACAAGAAATAGGGGAGGAAGAAAAAATCGAACACATCCACCAGCTGggatattgatgagcggataatttatacgctttttggcattgtttttagtatgtttttagtaggatttagttagtttttagtatatttttattagtttttagttaaaatttacttttctggactttactatgagtttgtgtgtttttctatgatttcaggtattttctggctgaaattgagggacctgagcaaaaatctgattcagagactgaaatggactgcagatgctgttggattctgacctccctgcactcgaagtggattttctggagctacagaagcccaattggcgcgctcttaacggcgttggaaagtagacatcctgggctttcaagcaatgtataataatccatactttgcccgagatttgatggcccaaaccggcgttccaaatcagctcaagaatgcccggcgttaaacgccggaactggcacaagaatgggagttaaacgcccaaactggcatagaagccggcgtttaacttcaagaagagtctctacacgaaaatgcttcaatgctcagcccaagcacacaccaagtgggtcgggaagtggatttttatgttatttactcatctttgtaaaccttaagctactagtactctataaataggaccttttgctattgtattttcatctttggacatctagttcttagatcagatcttgagatctttgaatcttttgatcactggaggctggcctcacggccatgcctagaccttgttcttatgtattttcaacggtggagtttctacacaccatagattaaggtgtggagctctactgtacctcgagtattaatgcaattactattgttcttctattcaattcagcttgttcttattccaagatatcacttgttcttcaacttgatgaatgtgatgatccgtgacactcatcatcattctcacctatgaacgtgtgaccgtcaatcacctccgttctaccttagattgggtggatatctcttgggttctttaaccggaatcttcttggtataagctagaattgatgactgcattcaagagaatccggaaggtctaaaccttgtctgtggtattctgagtaggattcaatgattgaatgactgtgacgagcttcaaactcgcgattgtggggcgttagtgacagacgcaaaagaatcactggattctattccgacatgatcgagaaccgacagctggatagccgtgccgtgacagggtgcgttgaacatttccactgagaggatgggactgtagccattgacaacggtgatgcccaacatacagcttgccatggaaaggagtaagaaggattggatgaagacagtaggaaagcagaaagacggaagggacaaagcatcttcatacgcttatctgaaattctcaccaatgaattgcataagtatctctatctttatctttatgttttattcatatatcatccataaccatttgagtctgcctgactaagatttacaaggtgacatagcttgcttcataccaacaatctccgtgggatcgacccttactcgcgtaaggtttattacttggacgacccagtgcacttgctggttagttgtgcgaagttgtgtttatgccatggtattgagcaccaagtttttggattcattaccggggattatttgagttgtgaaaagtagtgatcacaatttcgtgcaccaagtttttggcgccgttgccggggattgtttcgagtatggacaactgacggttcatcttgttgcttagattaggtatttttcagagttcttaagaatgaattctagtgtttcatggtgATGTTCTTATAATTACCAAAGCtaattgatcctcatcaatttagctcttgaatgcaatgtcctgctgaaacttggctatccatgtctaattcctttagactaaagctttagactaacattgcatgattcctggaattctcattaagaattttgacgcccttattttctttttccacataattttcaaaaaatccaaaaaaaaaattacaaaatcataaaaaaaaccaaaaatattttatgtttcttgttgagtctagtgtctcattttaagtttggtgtcttgtatgcattgtttatttgatcttggttctattttcaagtcaataatacagggaactgaagattcagtacatgcaacagaggaattatacagaaaaagctgggcgttcaaaacgcccagtgaagaaggaaaaactggcgtttaaacgccagccaggatgcctggctgggtgtttaacgcccaaaagggtagtgctttgggcgttaaacgccagaatgtgcaccattctgggcgtttaacgccaggatggcacaagagggaagattctgtttttaatgcaaatttttttcaagttttcaaaatcttttcaaaatcaaatctttttcaaatcaaatctttttaatcaaacctttttcaaaatcaatttctttcctttttcaaaaatacttgctatcaattaatgatttgattcaacatttcaagtatgttgccttttctgttgagaaaggtttaatgtttgaatcatatcttttcttgttaggcaagtcattaattttttaaaatcaaatctttttaaattgtttttcaaatcatatcttttaaatcacatctttttcaaaaaaagttttcaatcatatcttcttcaaaatctttttcaaaatgtttttaaaatcttttacttaattttcgaaaaatctcttcccctcttctcacatccttctatttatggagtaccactcctcctcaatgcacaattcgaactctatctcactaagttcgaattcttctacctcttccttctatttttctttttctctgacacctcaaggaatctctatactatgacatagaggattccatattttcttgttctcttctctttcatatgagcaggagcaaagaaaaaagcattcttgttgaggctgaccctgaacctgaaaggaccttgaagcgaaagctaagagaagctaaggcacaactctctgtagaggacctaacagaaatcttcaaagaagaagaacccatggcagccgaaaacaacaacaatgatgcaaggaaggtgctgggtgactttactgcacctactcccgacttctatgggagaagcatctctatccctgccattggagcaaacaactttgagcttaagcctcaattagtttttctaatgcaacagaattgcaagttccatggacttccattggaagatcctcatcagtttttagctgaattcttgcaaatctatgacactgtcaagactaatggggttgaccctgaggtctacagacttatgctattcccttttgctgtaagagacagagctagaatatggttgaacttacaacctaaagacagcctgaactcttgggaaaagctagtcaatgccttcttggcaaagttctttccacctcaaaaattgagtaagcttagagtggaagtccaaaccttcagacagaaggaaggagaatccttctatgaagcttgggaaagatacaaacaattaatcagaaagtgcccttctgacatgctttctgagtggagcatcataggtattttctatgatggtctgtctgaactgtccaagatgtctttggatagctctgctggaggatctcttcatctgaagaagatacctgcaaaagctcaagaactaattgaaatggttgcaaataaccaattcatgtacacttctgaaaggaatcctgtgaacaatgggacaaatcagaagaaaggagttcttgagattgatactctgaatgccatattggctcagaacaagatattgactcagcaagtcaatttgatttctcaaagtctgtctggaatgcaaaatacaccaggcagtactaaggatgcttcatctgaagaagaagcttatgatcctgagaacccttcaatggaagaggtgaattacatgggagaaccttatagaaacacctataattcttcatggagaaatcatccaaatctttcttggaaggatcaacagagacctcaacaagatttcaacaacaataatggtggaagaaataggtttagcaatggcaagccttttccatcatcttctcagcaacagacagataattctaagcagaaccactctgacttagcaaccatggtctctgatctaatcaaaaccactcaaagtttcatgactgaaacaaggtcctccattagaaacttggaggcacaagtgggtcagctgagcaagaaaattactgaactccctcctagtactcttccaagcaatacagaagaaaatccaaaaggagagtgcaaggccatcaacatggccgaatttggagaggagggagaggcagtgaacgccactgaggaagacctcaatggacgtccactggcctccactgagttccctaatgaggaaccaagggaatctgaggctcaaaatgagaccatagagattcctttggacttacttctgccattcatgagctctgatgagtattcttcctctgaagagaatgaatatgtcactgaagagcaagttgctaaataccttggagcaatcatgaagctaaatgacaagttatttggtaatgagacttgggagaacgaacctcctttgctcaccaaagaactggatgacttgtctaggcagagattacctcaaaagagacaagatcctgggaagttttcaataccttgcaccataggcaccatgaccttcaagaaggctctgtgtgacctagggtcaagtgtaaacctgatgcctctctctgtaatggagaagctagggatctttgaggtacaagctgcaagaatctcactagagatggtagacaattcaaagaaacaagcttatggacttg
This window contains:
- the LOC130975533 gene encoding uncharacterized protein LOC130975533, with product MRVTHYDRRASVFSVEKTDPLEGWSQNLYRVRLNMQQCDRGVFQALYYLCRHALAAWSTASIEWDEWGTFVDPVYRIASDFKVYEMEFSPIPDKKMWASWYGARLKPNLSMHRKTKGQPKLTQLRNEMDKVERFEKRCSLCR